The Glycine soja cultivar W05 chromosome 15, ASM419377v2, whole genome shotgun sequence region TAAACAACATGAGAGGATATCCAAAGTTTATACGAATTACTTTTAGGCTTTGGCTAATGTGAATCCGAATATGATTGCATTCATGTTCCCTTCTTTATTTTGACGGTTGCATTTGATACTTTGACCACCAATATCAAGTCatattcctttctttctttatgtTCAATCATCTAACACCTGATTGGACATAATACAATGGtggaaattatttttgtaccaaataaaattattcggcaagaattttttattaagttttagAGCTAGGATTCCAGAGTCAAAGTGGGAAGAACAAtcattttctaattattattaagTTTACGCGTCCCATGCATTGCAACTCTACGTACCAATACTCTCCCTATAAAATACTCAATGTTCGTGTAAGTATGGAATCCAATATGGTGTCCTTTCTTCTTGTCACTTTTCATGTCATTCCAATTAAAGAATCAATCACAAAAATGAATTAACAATTAAGAAAACATTGTCCAAAAAGAGATTTTCTTAATGATTTGACAAACAAATTTGAATTCGTAAAGCAACATGTATTAGGTAACTTTTTTTAACTTCCAATACAGAGAGCTAAGCATTTGGGTGGGAATAAATACTGCATGCAtgcatcatattttaaattgtaatttaatcATAAACCGTTATGCATAACaagtttatttacttttatactAACTACCTTACAAGTCATACCAAGATTGATTTCTACTGTCCTAAAATGACTTGATGACATTTACACTAAATAGTATATAcctattaaattcaaaaataaaatcagtcaTAAGTTTTAATCTGACAGTGGCAAAGAACATGCATAACAACTTGGAGCCGTTTCCTGATAACAGGATAACTAAAACCAAAAATTCAATTACAAAACTATAAGACACAAGCAACTAAAAGAAAAGAGTTAACTCATGAATTAACTCAATAAATTAACCTATAATTACAAGCTATAATATCTATTTATTGCTTTACACAGTTACCGTATCACTTATGATAGGTTTTCCAGAAATGACAAGGTTGCTAAACCAGCTGCCCAGACATCATTATCTAGCACATGCTCTTGTGGAGAGTGACTTATGCCTCCGCGACAACGCACAAACAGCATTCCCACCTGTTCAAATCCTCATTCATTGTCAGATTCTGCAGAGTAAATTACATCTCAAAAACtacaaacagaaaacaaagatatgttACCTTTGTTAAGTGAGATATTGCCATTGCATCATGCCCTGCTCCGCTCATTAATGTTGGCACTTCATCCTGAATGTCACCCTCCATCTTCTTGAGTGCAGAATAAGCTGCTGACTTGAGCTGTGAACTTAGATCCGAATCACAAATCACAGCACCTGCATCATGCTGAGGTGAACAGAACAAAGTCATTGATTGTAAGTACAATTCAGAAAACAActgaaaaaactaaaagaaggCCAACCATAATACCTTGTGCTCAATAATGCAGGAAACTGAACGCTTGTCACATATTTGGTAAATTTGTTTCGATAAATCATAGATAACAGCTTCACGTCCAAGGTCATCTATCGCTCGTATATCCACGGTATATGTAACCTACAACAAGTCAAGGCACACACTGTCATCATGGGCATAAACTatcaaaaataagaaatgatgAAGCATGGCCACTTTGAGATTGCAGGGTCAGTAGCATTTTAGAAATTCATTGCTTGCCTGGCCTGGAATGACATTACTGGCACTTGGCCATGTTGATATCTCCCCAACAGTACAAACAAGTGAGCTTGACAGTGATTTCACTGTTGAATCACTGCAATGACCATCATAAGAAAGATATTCTTCAGGGTGTTTACAGAGGCTTTCCAAGACTACAATTTGTTCCGCAGCAGCAGCCATAGGATCCTGGCGCATGGACATTGGAACAGTTCCAGCATGACCTTGTGAACCTCTAACTGTAACCTGCATGGTTGTTTATGTGTGAATTGCAAACCAACACATACACATGCAAAGAGCACATATACATATAGCAAGAAATACTAGTAAACCAACCAAGAACAGTGTGTAGATAGATCTATTTTATTACAAATGTCTTTTACAAACATTGATGTTGAAAATTTTACCAAATAACAAAAGGTAGTTTGGTGACGACGGATTTGGCTCCTGAAAAATGAGTAAGGATTAAAGTAATAATCTTAGttgttgacaaaaaaatcaatagttGATATTCCAACACATTCGTAATTTGTTATGCATGTGCATATAATATCGACCATTGATTTTCTCATTTACAACTGAGACAACTTACTTTACCCTCTAAAGTGAGTTACTTTAAAGGAGTCAGATCCTTTGGTGACAAGTTCACATCATATGTCATGCATGAAAAGATTAAAAAGCCTTGTTTGGTTGCAAGACCATTTGAATAGTCAGTTATATCTTGTTGTTCCATCATAGGGAACAACCATAACTGATCCGAGCAACTGTGAGCATTAGAACACATCATATTAGCAAAACTTATTTGTATACCTTCAATCGTGTCTGCCCAGCTATGCCTTTAACCACACCAAGTGGGAAACCAACTTGTTCTAGCACAGGACCCTGCTCAATGTGAACCTGCAGCACGTAATAAACACACAAGCAAATTTTCATGAGCTTATTGGTGAAATTGTTGAGCAAAACagcactagatgaagaatgcaaatttttattatacctCAACATAACCCCAAATAGACTTTGGGTCATACTTGAGCTTTAAAAGACTTTCTTCTGTAATGTCCATTGAGTtctccttgagaaaatctttaATCATCACCTCCCTGAAAGAGGtctatgaataaatatattgatcatACAAAATTTTCCCATAAATGTAACCAGAAAGTTCCTAGGTGAAACCTCTTATCAGATATCTCCAATGTTGTACCAGGTAAAATACCAGCTATAGCACCACTTCCCAAGAAAGTAGTTTGAAATCTGACACCCTCTTCATCACTAAATGCAATCACCTGCAGCATTAGAAAGATAAAATGTCATCAATAAAACAGTAGCATAGGTTCAACATTTCCATATACATATTTCTCTCAATGCACAACATTATTACAAAAGGATACAATAAATCAATGAGCAATGAGCACAAACCAGTACTTTTATTGCAAACTTGTATCAGTTACTTGACTAACCTCAACGGGGCGCTTTAGCTTTTGCAGCTTTCCATTGACATGCATAGCCTTCACGGCAGATATTGCAGAGACAATTCCTAGTGATCCATCAAACATCCCAGCATCAACAACAGTGTCCTAGTATCCATCATTAAAATGGATTATCACTACTGTCAAGGAAAGTatcaattttgtttaaaataaattgcagGAATAAATGCCTCACCATGTGAGATCCAATCAATAAAGCTTCAGCATTTTCATTTGCACCATCAACTCGACCATGTACATTTCCCATTTGGTCCACCCAACTGGAAATAACAAAAGCATCAGTCAATTCTTCAGAAAAATTATTCAGAGTTGAACAAGTTAGAAGGCTAACGTTCTCAAACCAGCATCCTCCATCCATTTACGAATAAGATCAATTGCCTTCATGGATGCAGGACTCAAGAATGTCCTCTCCAAATAACCACTAGCATCACTCACCTGTATATCCAAAAAGCAACATTAACTTCCAAGAAGAATAAACAATTCATGGTCCACCAGCCACTGAATGAGAATAATCAGCACAGTGtatgcaataaaataaacaatttagaTTACAGAATGTTGCATATTCTTTCAATGTTATGCTTTAAAACTGGCAGACATTGAAGTTATCAGCATTTTCCTGTAAGGGTCTGGATCATTGAGGTCAAGAACAGAAATTCATATGCACTATTTTGActataaattagaaatataaatgaaaattatcaGACAAAGTAAAGCTGAGTTTAGATTTGGTACCTTCCCAAGCTCATAAAGCCTTGCAACTGCCTCGTCTCTTAGAATCTGTGGAAACAAATCATCTCTTTTTTCTAAATCTCCTGTCTCAATACCTAATCATTTCATTTCAAATAGGTACTTAGCACATTCACGCAATCAATCACATCCATCAACAAGAACAAACAAAGCTAACTTGTTCTTCCCGTTTTCTTTCCCCCCTTTATTTCTAACTTTAATCAAGCCATACACAcaatttagaagaagaaaaaaaaaacaattgtcaCCATCAAAAACAATATACTTACTTACATCATCCTCTTTCCCTTTTGCtaactaatttaatttcaaaatctgGTCCTCATAAAGCAGTAGCATATATA contains the following coding sequences:
- the LOC114388279 gene encoding allantoate deiminase 1 isoform X1 — encoded protein: MYSATASNTFFLLSCFLLFCLLSAPSCVSMFSGIETGDLEKRDDLFPQILRDEAVARLYELGKVSDASGYLERTFLSPASMKAIDLIRKWMEDAGLRTWVDQMGNVHGRVDGANENAEALLIGSHMDTVVDAGMFDGSLGIVSAISAVKAMHVNGKLQKLKRPVEVIAFSDEEGVRFQTTFLGSGAIAGILPGTTLEISDKREVMIKDFLKENSMDITEESLLKLKYDPKSIWGYVEVHIEQGPVLEQVGFPLGVVKGIAGQTRLKVTVRGSQGHAGTVPMSMRQDPMAAAAEQIVVLESLCKHPEEYLSYDGHCSDSTVKSLSSSLVCTVGEISTWPSASNVIPGQVTYTVDIRAIDDLGREAVIYDLSKQIYQICDKRSVSCIIEHKHDAGAVICDSDLSSQLKSAAYSALKKMEGDIQDEVPTLMSGAGHDAMAISHLTKVGMLFVRCRGGISHSPQEHVLDNDVWAAGLATLSFLENLS
- the LOC114388279 gene encoding allantoate deiminase 1 isoform X2, which translates into the protein MKAIDLIRKWMEDAGLRTWVDQMGNVHGRVDGANENAEALLIGSHMDTVVDAGMFDGSLGIVSAISAVKAMHVNGKLQKLKRPVEVIAFSDEEGVRFQTTFLGSGAIAGILPGTTLEISDKREVMIKDFLKENSMDITEESLLKLKYDPKSIWGYVEVHIEQGPVLEQVGFPLGVVKGIAGQTRLKVTVRGSQGHAGTVPMSMRQDPMAAAAEQIVVLESLCKHPEEYLSYDGHCSDSTVKSLSSSLVCTVGEISTWPSASNVIPGQVTYTVDIRAIDDLGREAVIYDLSKQIYQICDKRSVSCIIEHKHDAGAVICDSDLSSQLKSAAYSALKKMEGDIQDEVPTLMSGAGHDAMAISHLTKVGMLFVRCRGGISHSPQEHVLDNDVWAAGLATLSFLENLS